A window of the Dyadobacter pollutisoli genome harbors these coding sequences:
- a CDS encoding S41 family peptidase, whose product MINAKTPIQWGRISIALFLMLLVFTNTLAQQTSEPNFRRLLQTSQLREDFQTFRSTLTENHPDLYRYRPRESIDRLLDSCQKSIVAPMNLIAFGNLIRFAVSAIECGHTSGSLPGELMEQYASSVAMFPLKLWFAGGRAFVLCSKEANAPVGSEILSIDGEPIEQIRQKLFSYLPSDGKIQTKKNATLNNDAFQFLYNFVYGEKIHFRTRLAMSDGQVRDITLLATKFENTQCPAYKTGNNTKPLEFSLSDNTRALLTIRTFSKDRISNAGQDFPVFLDSIFNQLEQREIRHLVIDLRGNGGGDDIYGALLYSYLTNETFRYFSVLQSKSKPLMTSDDHPGLAIQQPANINFKKKVYVLTDGRTFSTAADFCAIVRSNARGVFVGEETGGSYEGNNSGGTVRVNLPHSGIRLAVPTVRYSNAVKPGTEPGRGIIPDYAVIPSILDMLAEKDVQLEKALEIAHRE is encoded by the coding sequence ATGATTAACGCAAAAACACCCATTCAATGGGGCAGGATTTCTATTGCCCTTTTTCTAATGCTTTTGGTTTTTACAAATACATTAGCGCAGCAAACGTCCGAGCCAAATTTCCGCCGTTTGCTGCAAACATCTCAGCTTAGGGAGGACTTTCAAACATTCCGCTCGACGTTAACAGAAAATCACCCGGATTTGTATCGCTACCGGCCACGTGAATCCATCGACCGGTTATTGGACAGTTGCCAGAAAAGTATCGTTGCGCCGATGAACCTGATTGCATTTGGCAACCTGATCCGTTTTGCAGTCAGCGCCATTGAATGCGGTCATACCAGCGGCAGTTTGCCGGGCGAGCTCATGGAACAGTATGCAAGCTCAGTGGCTATGTTTCCACTAAAATTATGGTTTGCCGGCGGTAGGGCATTCGTACTATGCAGTAAAGAGGCGAATGCCCCAGTAGGATCGGAAATCTTGTCGATAGACGGCGAACCCATTGAGCAGATACGTCAAAAGCTGTTCTCCTACCTGCCTTCGGATGGCAAAATTCAGACCAAGAAAAATGCCACTTTGAACAATGATGCGTTCCAGTTTCTGTACAATTTCGTCTATGGTGAAAAAATCCATTTCAGAACCAGATTGGCAATGTCTGATGGGCAGGTTCGGGACATTACATTGCTGGCCACAAAGTTTGAAAACACACAATGTCCCGCCTATAAAACAGGTAACAATACCAAACCACTCGAATTCAGCCTCAGCGACAATACCCGTGCTTTACTGACGATCCGCACATTCAGCAAGGATCGGATTTCAAATGCAGGCCAAGACTTCCCGGTCTTTCTGGATAGTATTTTTAATCAGCTCGAACAACGGGAAATTCGGCATTTGGTAATCGATTTGCGTGGAAATGGTGGTGGCGACGATATTTATGGAGCATTGCTTTACTCCTACCTGACCAATGAAACATTCCGATACTTTTCAGTACTTCAATCGAAGTCGAAACCATTAATGACCTCCGACGATCATCCCGGACTAGCCATTCAGCAACCGGCAAATATCAATTTCAAGAAAAAAGTTTATGTACTGACCGACGGCCGGACATTCTCCACCGCCGCAGACTTTTGTGCCATTGTACGAAGCAATGCAAGAGGCGTCTTCGTCGGTGAAGAAACCGGTGGTAGCTATGAGGGCAACAATTCGGGTGGAACGGTTAGGGTCAATTTGCCGCATTCGGGTATCCGGCTCGCGGTTCCCACGGTCAGATATTCCAATGCCGTGAAGCCAGGTACCGAACCTGGACGCGGCATTATTCCCGACTATGCTGTGATCCCTTCCATTTTAGACATGCTAGCGGAAAAAGACGTGCAACTGGAAAAAGCGCTTGAAATTGCGCATCGTGAATGA
- a CDS encoding ABC transporter permease: protein MLFNYFKIAFRVLWRNKIYVVLNVVGLGFAIACCILAYLNYNYRAKFDQNHVHTKGIYRLNSERLVESTKQTWGVVPLPLAMAMQKDPAGADRIARLSSAAVIVKHKENTIDERIYYTDRALFDFFTFPLKFGNLSGFDKANQIIISEDLAEKYFPKQMSVGQSLTIVDSKGENRVYTVAAVTQKIPDNSSIQFDIITSFENGLHQEQTSPDDWANPALITTFVQLKNEQATPFVISNLKPYVAPHNSNRADWALESFSLQPFSELATSSDIDMPGYVHGSALTSNPRGVLVIVPAIMSIFILIITCFNFTNVSIAFASGRLKEIGVRKVIGGLRSELIWQFLTENIILCILASTLGLFFINLLTPTMVELTGIDLSPDLTKDYGFWLFLILVPAVSAICSGLYPAVYVSSFQPVRILKGKTTLGSSNRFTRFLLLAQFSLSCFALVVGIVMTQNATFQQKADYGYALNEVAVVELNNPQEYSALSQTVQSHSDIKSVAGTAQQIGDGTYTLTAKTPSGELQAQVAHVGGHDYLNTMGIQLVQGRQFHDGESDVDASIIVNQTFVERSGLNQPIGQQVTLDSAKYTIVGVVSDFKEYGLHDLVPPCVLRMAKPGEYKYMVVRTNKGKLSQVAAYLQTAWHKVAPNVPYRGFLQSDLIEKELRMTQGFKSIAFFLAVVTLLLSASGLFAQISLNIDKRSKEIGMRKVLGASVLQIIGSVNRRFVHILLVAFVIGSILGYLFTSKFIFQVIFKYHPDAGPAPYIGTFLAVVICCCLIIGSKVYHAATANPIERLRAD from the coding sequence ATGCTCTTCAATTACTTTAAGATTGCTTTCCGTGTCCTTTGGCGCAATAAGATTTATGTGGTCCTCAATGTTGTAGGACTGGGTTTTGCAATTGCCTGCTGCATTCTGGCTTACCTTAACTACAATTACAGAGCGAAGTTCGATCAAAACCACGTCCATACCAAGGGTATCTACAGACTGAACAGCGAGCGACTGGTGGAAAGTACGAAGCAGACCTGGGGTGTGGTTCCCCTGCCGTTGGCCATGGCCATGCAAAAAGATCCGGCCGGTGCCGACCGGATTGCCCGGCTCAGCAGTGCCGCTGTCATTGTAAAACACAAAGAGAATACGATCGACGAGCGTATTTACTACACTGACAGAGCGTTATTCGATTTTTTTACATTTCCCTTGAAATTTGGAAACCTGTCGGGTTTTGACAAAGCTAACCAGATAATAATCAGTGAAGATTTAGCAGAAAAATACTTTCCCAAGCAGATGTCCGTCGGACAGTCACTGACCATTGTTGATTCCAAAGGGGAAAATAGGGTCTATACCGTTGCGGCTGTAACTCAAAAGATTCCTGACAATTCAAGTATTCAATTTGACATTATTACTTCATTTGAGAACGGCTTACATCAGGAACAAACATCGCCAGACGACTGGGCTAATCCTGCGCTCATTACCACATTTGTGCAGTTGAAAAATGAGCAGGCTACACCTTTTGTAATATCCAATCTCAAACCCTACGTAGCGCCACACAATAGCAATCGTGCCGACTGGGCATTGGAAAGCTTTTCGCTCCAGCCATTTTCGGAGTTGGCGACCAGCTCGGATATTGACATGCCGGGATATGTACATGGCAGCGCGTTAACTTCCAATCCCCGTGGCGTTCTTGTGATTGTCCCGGCGATCATGTCCATATTTATTTTGATTATCACCTGCTTTAATTTCACAAATGTCTCCATTGCCTTTGCCAGCGGACGGTTAAAAGAGATAGGTGTACGCAAGGTAATCGGAGGACTTAGAAGCGAATTAATCTGGCAATTCTTAACCGAGAACATTATTCTCTGCATTCTGGCATCGACATTGGGGTTATTTTTCATCAATCTGCTGACGCCAACGATGGTTGAACTCACTGGCATAGACCTATCACCGGACCTGACAAAAGATTATGGTTTTTGGTTGTTTTTGATACTGGTACCGGCTGTTAGTGCAATCTGTTCCGGTCTGTATCCGGCAGTTTATGTTAGTTCGTTCCAGCCGGTTCGTATCCTCAAAGGAAAAACTACCCTTGGCTCCTCCAACCGTTTTACACGCTTTTTACTACTTGCGCAATTTAGCTTATCATGTTTCGCATTGGTAGTTGGTATTGTCATGACTCAGAATGCAACATTCCAACAAAAGGCCGACTATGGCTATGCGCTCAATGAGGTTGCGGTGGTAGAACTCAACAATCCACAGGAGTACAGCGCTTTAAGCCAGACCGTTCAATCCCATTCTGATATCAAAAGTGTAGCAGGAACTGCTCAGCAGATCGGAGACGGAACGTACACATTAACCGCAAAAACTCCGAGTGGCGAATTACAAGCGCAGGTCGCGCACGTGGGCGGGCATGATTACCTCAATACTATGGGGATTCAGTTGGTTCAAGGACGTCAATTTCATGATGGTGAAAGTGATGTTGATGCGTCCATCATCGTCAATCAGACCTTTGTAGAACGGTCGGGATTGAATCAGCCAATAGGTCAGCAAGTTACTCTGGACAGTGCAAAATATACGATTGTTGGTGTCGTAAGCGACTTCAAGGAGTATGGCTTACATGACCTGGTTCCTCCATGCGTACTCCGTATGGCCAAGCCCGGTGAGTACAAGTATATGGTCGTCCGGACGAACAAAGGAAAATTATCCCAGGTTGCGGCTTACCTGCAGACAGCCTGGCACAAAGTGGCTCCCAATGTTCCTTACCGGGGTTTTCTACAATCAGACCTGATCGAAAAAGAGTTGCGCATGACACAAGGCTTCAAGTCGATAGCGTTTTTTCTGGCCGTAGTTACCCTGTTGCTTTCAGCCTCGGGTTTGTTTGCCCAAATTTCACTCAACATAGATAAACGAAGTAAAGAAATTGGGATGCGTAAGGTACTCGGCGCCTCAGTATTGCAGATAATCGGGTCTGTCAATCGTCGCTTTGTGCATATCCTTTTGGTTGCATTTGTGATTGGTTCTATTTTGGGTTACCTGTTTACCAGCAAGTTTATTTTCCAGGTGATCTTCAAATATCATCCTGATGCCGGCCCTGCGCCCTACATTGGAACATTCTTAGCTGTTGTAATCTGTTGCTGTCTAATCATAGGCTCAAAAGTATACCATGCCGCCACTGCAAATCCAATCGAAAGACTGCGCGCAGATTAG
- a CDS encoding type II toxin-antitoxin system RelE/ParE family toxin, translated as MHYFQTRFLEEADKFIAGLDPKSARKVFYNIDLAEQTNDPTLLKKLQNDIWEFRTKYAGFQIRLLAFWDKTDGAETLVIATHGFIKKVDKVPKNEIERAVKIRAKYFENK; from the coding sequence ATGCACTATTTTCAGACGAGGTTTTTAGAAGAAGCCGACAAATTCATTGCCGGACTTGATCCCAAATCTGCAAGGAAAGTTTTCTACAATATTGACTTGGCCGAACAAACCAATGATCCGACGCTTTTAAAAAAACTACAAAATGACATTTGGGAATTTCGAACAAAATACGCGGGGTTTCAAATTAGACTTCTTGCATTTTGGGACAAAACTGACGGCGCAGAGACATTAGTTATCGCGACACACGGTTTTATTAAAAAGGTAGACAAAGTTCCTAAAAATGAAATCGAGCGAGCAGTAAAAATTAGAGCAAAGTACTTCGAAAATAAATAA
- a CDS encoding helix-turn-helix domain-containing protein: MATKAIKSYSLSEMKDKYIGQVGSTERDEYEYELRMDVLGRMIKTARQERNLTQEQLGQLVGVQKSQISKLESSTNSATIDTILKVFKALKADIHFNVTLENQYVKLA; the protein is encoded by the coding sequence ATGGCAACGAAAGCAATCAAATCATACTCACTTTCCGAAATGAAAGATAAATACATCGGACAGGTTGGTTCAACTGAACGAGATGAATACGAATATGAACTTCGTATGGATGTTTTGGGGCGAATGATAAAAACGGCACGACAAGAGCGCAATTTGACACAAGAGCAGTTGGGACAGCTTGTTGGCGTTCAAAAATCTCAAATATCCAAACTAGAAAGCAGCACAAATAGCGCAACCATTGACACGATCTTGAAGGTTTTCAAGGCGTTGAAAGCGGATATCCATTTCAACGTGACATTGGAAAATCAGTATGTTAAACTGGCTTAA
- a CDS encoding helix-turn-helix domain-containing protein has translation MENEERQREQYEEEFEAFKLGAMIQDLRKKQGLTQEQLADKCGTTKTYILRIENNASDIRLSTLTPIVREGSARNLKLSVTD, from the coding sequence ATGGAAAACGAGGAACGGCAGAGAGAGCAATACGAAGAAGAATTCGAAGCTTTCAAATTGGGGGCGATGATTCAGGACCTACGCAAGAAACAAGGTTTGACACAAGAACAACTTGCTGACAAATGTGGCACGACAAAAACCTACATTTTACGTATTGAAAATAATGCGAGTGATATAAGGCTTTCCACTTTGACGCCGATTGTTAGAGAGGGTTCGGCTAGGAATTTGAAGTTGAGTGTGACGGATTGA